One genomic region from Skermania piniformis encodes:
- a CDS encoding acetoacetate decarboxylase family protein — protein sequence MSSSSPTATPDQETIQVELGTRTVSVPKDGLYARYRMNTDLDEVARDPRVRDVDFFRGLSKTKVESPIGPTYTPNFYYAISTARLVMLAPSRALRSRLPKELSPLEVAPGLGLASVMFFRYDVCDIDFYTEAAVGIPVRPARHRGFGYADLASGLLNGHLHSYVLSLPVNTEIAQVRGHDGYGFPKWVTELDVDIDAERATARVANDAGGTDIAFSAPTPKQTTYPSGERVSSLTSYTQVDGKWQATLNQTNAMASGTRMFPREVDLQLGSGRMSDDLRSLKTRRTIQLDVMTSGRLALHMPVPTSV from the coding sequence ATGTCATCGTCGTCACCCACCGCCACCCCGGACCAGGAGACCATTCAGGTCGAACTGGGCACCCGTACCGTCAGCGTCCCGAAAGACGGCCTCTACGCCCGGTATCGGATGAACACCGATCTGGACGAGGTTGCGCGCGATCCCCGCGTGCGCGATGTCGACTTCTTCCGTGGCCTGTCCAAGACGAAGGTCGAATCGCCGATCGGCCCGACCTACACGCCGAACTTCTACTACGCCATCTCGACCGCCCGGCTGGTAATGCTGGCGCCCAGCCGCGCGCTGCGCTCCCGGCTGCCGAAGGAGCTGAGCCCGCTCGAGGTGGCTCCCGGCCTGGGCCTGGCGTCGGTGATGTTCTTCCGCTACGACGTGTGCGACATCGATTTCTATACCGAAGCGGCCGTGGGGATCCCGGTTCGGCCGGCCCGGCATCGCGGATTCGGCTACGCCGACCTCGCGTCCGGGTTGCTGAACGGCCACCTGCACTCGTACGTGCTGTCGTTGCCGGTGAACACCGAGATCGCCCAGGTGCGCGGACACGACGGGTACGGCTTCCCGAAGTGGGTAACCGAGCTCGACGTGGACATCGACGCCGAGCGGGCCACCGCGCGCGTGGCCAACGATGCCGGCGGCACGGACATCGCGTTCTCGGCGCCGACGCCGAAGCAGACGACCTACCCGAGCGGCGAACGGGTCTCCTCGCTCACCTCGTACACCCAGGTCGACGGCAAGTGGCAGGCAACCCTGAATCAGACCAACGCCATGGCGAGCGGGACCCGGATGTTCCCGCGCGAGGTCGACCTGCAGCTGGGCAGCGGCCGGATGTCGGACGACCTGCGATCGCTGAAGACGAGGCGCACAATTCAGCTCGACGTGATGACGTCAGGTCGACTGGCCCTGCACATGCCGGTCCCCACGTCGGTCTGA
- a CDS encoding FecCD family ABC transporter permease, translating into MSGGTAVLAVRVGPVSAALRPAVLARHVLLAVAGFGLFCLAVGRGDYPVSPAQVLEVLAGGGTGAERFVVVELRLPRAVLGILVGAALGIAGALTQSTLRNPLAGPDILGVTAGASLGAVALLAFGGAGAGASLGTPAAALAGGLITAVAVYLLGWRAGVDRLRLVLIGIGINAMLLALVNWLLVRAAITDVGTALRWLSGSLALSDWSEIRPLAVGFVVATGLALWSVPTSAVLRLGDDPARSLGVRLHSRQAVILFAAVLLASFATAAAGPIAFVALAAPQIARRGYRVAGEPVVGSALVGVILVLGSDIVAQTMFPVEFPVGIVTSAFGAIFLLWLLVRANRAGSG; encoded by the coding sequence GTGAGCGGCGGGACGGCTGTGCTGGCGGTTCGGGTCGGGCCGGTGTCGGCTGCGCTCCGGCCGGCGGTGCTCGCTCGCCACGTGCTGTTGGCGGTGGCCGGGTTCGGATTGTTCTGTCTCGCGGTCGGCCGCGGGGACTACCCGGTGTCGCCGGCCCAGGTGCTCGAGGTTCTCGCCGGTGGCGGAACCGGGGCCGAGCGGTTCGTCGTCGTCGAGCTCCGGTTGCCGCGCGCGGTGCTCGGCATCCTGGTCGGTGCCGCGCTCGGCATCGCCGGCGCGCTCACCCAGTCGACGTTGCGTAACCCGCTCGCCGGCCCGGACATCCTCGGTGTCACCGCCGGAGCAAGCCTGGGCGCGGTCGCGCTGTTGGCGTTCGGTGGTGCCGGGGCGGGCGCATCGCTGGGTACACCGGCCGCCGCGCTGGCCGGGGGACTGATCACGGCGGTGGCGGTGTATCTGCTCGGCTGGCGAGCCGGCGTGGACCGGTTGCGGCTGGTGCTGATCGGAATCGGCATCAACGCGATGCTGCTCGCGCTCGTCAACTGGCTGCTGGTGCGCGCTGCGATCACCGATGTGGGCACCGCGTTGCGCTGGTTGAGCGGATCGCTCGCGCTGTCCGACTGGTCCGAGATCCGGCCGCTTGCCGTCGGTTTCGTCGTCGCGACCGGCTTGGCGCTGTGGTCGGTGCCGACGTCGGCGGTCCTCCGGCTCGGTGACGACCCGGCCCGCTCGCTCGGCGTCCGGCTGCACTCGCGGCAAGCGGTGATCCTGTTCGCGGCGGTGTTGCTCGCCTCGTTCGCCACGGCCGCGGCGGGACCGATCGCCTTCGTCGCGCTGGCCGCACCGCAGATCGCGCGCCGCGGCTATCGGGTCGCCGGCGAGCCGGTCGTCGGATCGGCCCTGGTCGGTGTGATCCTCGTGCTCGGCAGCGACATCGTCGCGCAGACGATGTTCCCGGTGGAGTTCCCGGTCGGGATCGTCACCTCGGCGTTCGGCGCGATCTTCTTGCTCTGGTTGCTGGTGCGGGCGAACCGGGCCGGATCCGGGTGA
- a CDS encoding winged helix DNA-binding domain-containing protein, producing the protein MSATSWAELAGRTLARQFPTLPVANPPTALDVAATLAAIGPVQAQTARSPFLALAARLPGIEHDTIADAYENLQIVRGSNLRGTVHTCIPSDHPLLEVATRTGQRSLWQRTIKPAHATLEQIWAGIEEYAHEEYRTPAELLAHLIGWLDRNDPGHAAQLSDTAGRYFAFGHGGLLRRPLTGGWAGQGAAGYRTATALLGDRTAVLADPDSALTDLVARHLAAFGPAGRRDIAWWSGVGLRAVDAALERLAERIELIAYTAPDGEVCVDLADAPGPVELPGVRLLPEFDALLCGFAPPARARFVDPDHYRRLWSPDNGLLAAPILVDGRLTGYWRLSGNGRRRTAQITWFPRTRRPRTAESDEQLAAVERAYGVEITGVQIERG; encoded by the coding sequence ATGAGCGCTACGAGCTGGGCGGAACTGGCGGGCCGAACCCTGGCCCGGCAGTTTCCCACGCTGCCGGTTGCGAATCCCCCGACCGCCCTCGACGTGGCCGCGACCCTGGCCGCCATCGGACCGGTGCAGGCGCAGACCGCGCGCTCGCCGTTCCTGGCGCTCGCGGCGCGGCTGCCCGGGATCGAGCACGACACGATCGCCGACGCGTACGAGAACCTGCAGATCGTGCGCGGTAGCAACCTGCGCGGCACCGTGCATACCTGCATCCCGTCCGATCACCCGCTGCTCGAAGTGGCGACCCGGACCGGCCAGCGGAGCTTGTGGCAACGCACGATCAAGCCCGCACACGCCACGCTGGAGCAGATCTGGGCCGGCATCGAGGAGTACGCACACGAGGAGTACCGCACGCCGGCCGAGCTGCTCGCCCACCTGATCGGCTGGCTCGACCGCAACGACCCCGGACATGCTGCACAGCTGTCCGACACCGCCGGCCGGTACTTCGCGTTCGGCCACGGCGGGTTGCTGCGTCGCCCGCTGACCGGCGGCTGGGCCGGCCAGGGTGCCGCTGGTTATCGGACCGCAACTGCCCTCCTCGGCGATCGGACCGCGGTGCTCGCCGACCCGGACAGCGCACTCACCGACCTGGTCGCGCGCCACCTCGCCGCATTCGGACCCGCCGGCCGCCGGGACATCGCCTGGTGGTCCGGGGTCGGGCTGCGCGCGGTGGACGCGGCGCTGGAGCGGCTCGCCGAACGGATCGAGCTGATCGCCTACACCGCGCCGGACGGCGAGGTCTGTGTCGATCTCGCCGATGCGCCGGGCCCGGTCGAGCTGCCCGGGGTGCGGCTGCTGCCCGAGTTCGACGCGCTGCTGTGCGGTTTCGCTCCGCCCGCCCGGGCCCGGTTCGTCGACCCCGATCACTACCGCCGCCTGTGGTCCCCGGACAACGGCCTCCTCGCCGCGCCGATCCTGGTCGACGGTCGGCTCACCGGCTACTGGCGACTGTCCGGCAACGGCCGCCGACGGACCGCCCAGATCACCTGGTTCCCCCGCACCCGCCGGCCGCGCACGGCCGAGTCGGACGAGCAGCTGGCCGCGGTCGAGCGGGCCTACGGGGTGGAGATCACCGGCGTGCAGATCGAGCGCGGATAG
- a CDS encoding GNAT family N-acetyltransferase, translating into MDAERDTAIVHRWLRHPKAEYWDMLDATPADVRKLIDDSFGGPQPGGHFGLRMGYFAGTPQFLFELYHPPTSDLGRPGTGYSYRPGDLGMHLLVAPTDRKLPGFTGSVMLHIIRTAFFEVGARRVVVEPDVRNLEVQRLNAAVGFRVAGDYPVAQKIARLSYCTRADFLRDTDHGRTLADADRVPAESDPAESHGVADA; encoded by the coding sequence ATGGACGCCGAACGCGATACCGCGATCGTGCACCGATGGCTGCGCCATCCCAAGGCCGAGTACTGGGACATGCTCGACGCCACGCCCGCCGACGTGCGGAAGCTGATCGACGACAGCTTCGGCGGTCCGCAGCCGGGCGGCCATTTCGGCTTGCGCATGGGCTATTTCGCCGGCACCCCACAATTCCTCTTCGAGCTGTACCACCCGCCGACCAGCGATCTGGGCCGGCCCGGCACCGGATACTCCTATCGGCCGGGCGATCTCGGGATGCACCTACTCGTCGCCCCGACCGACCGGAAGCTACCCGGATTCACCGGCAGCGTGATGCTGCACATCATCCGCACGGCTTTCTTCGAGGTCGGCGCCCGGCGCGTGGTCGTGGAACCCGACGTCCGAAATCTGGAAGTGCAGCGGCTCAACGCTGCCGTCGGCTTTCGGGTCGCCGGCGACTATCCGGTGGCGCAGAAGATCGCCCGGCTCAGCTACTGCACCCGCGCCGACTTCCTCCGCGACACCGATCACGGCCGAACCCTGGCCGACGCCGATCGCGTTCCGGCCGAATCCGATCCGGCCGAATCGCACGGAGTCGCGGATGCCTGA
- a CDS encoding metal-dependent hydrolase yields MTDLHVRKMNFAFADYEVPFLWNEQNPAFSAMANAVSFLAIGFEKMIVRTITEMKSQLTDPVVADEADAFMRQEGQHSTAHRQHARGLIDHYPRLQETLDQVVEAFDRLCAETSIDYRLAYTADLEATFTPVFKLMLDHDDVLFAPGDDRVASLFLWHFVEEVEHRSSALIIFDAAVGRDTYRMRVAPSVFKHVLEVLAIACEGFNEHVPLEDRKIDAMSMFARHRRKQTWRRRLPFLDYTDYGPMPRAFDDLPLREQLIALVGVVRSQLPRHNPAHENLPALAGVWFRRYDEGYDVTRWYTAEAVGS; encoded by the coding sequence GTGACCGATCTGCACGTCCGGAAGATGAATTTTGCGTTCGCCGACTACGAGGTGCCGTTCCTCTGGAACGAGCAGAACCCGGCCTTCTCGGCGATGGCCAATGCGGTGTCGTTCCTGGCCATCGGCTTCGAGAAGATGATCGTGCGGACGATCACCGAGATGAAGTCGCAGCTCACCGACCCCGTCGTCGCCGACGAGGCCGACGCCTTCATGCGGCAGGAGGGCCAGCATTCCACCGCGCACCGGCAGCATGCCCGGGGGTTGATCGACCACTATCCGCGGCTGCAGGAGACGCTGGATCAGGTGGTCGAGGCGTTCGATCGGCTGTGCGCCGAGACGTCGATCGACTATCGGCTCGCCTACACCGCCGACCTGGAAGCCACGTTCACCCCGGTGTTCAAGCTGATGCTGGACCACGACGACGTGCTCTTCGCGCCCGGCGACGACCGGGTGGCCTCGTTGTTCCTGTGGCACTTCGTCGAGGAGGTCGAGCACCGCAGCTCGGCGCTGATCATCTTCGACGCCGCGGTGGGCCGCGACACCTACCGGATGCGGGTGGCGCCCTCGGTCTTCAAGCATGTCCTGGAGGTCCTCGCGATCGCCTGCGAGGGCTTCAACGAGCATGTGCCGCTGGAAGATCGAAAGATCGACGCGATGTCGATGTTCGCCCGGCACCGGCGTAAGCAGACCTGGCGCCGGCGGCTGCCGTTCCTCGACTACACCGACTACGGCCCGATGCCGCGGGCCTTCGACGACCTGCCGCTGCGCGAGCAGCTGATCGCGTTGGTCGGCGTGGTGCGGAGCCAGCTGCCCCGGCACAACCCGGCACACGAGAACCTGCCGGCGTTGGCCGGCGTCTGGTTCCGCCGGTACGACGAAGGCTACGACGTCACCCGCTGGTACACCGCCGAAGCCGTCGGTTCCTAG
- a CDS encoding FecCD family ABC transporter permease produces the protein MTGRRRLTGLAVLVLLLGIGAVLSVGIGARPTSPAEVWHALFGATATPADEIVRQLRVPRTVLGVVAGAALGVAGAVIQGHTRNPLADPGLLGINAGAALLVVVAIGPLGWTDPGSYIWSALLGALLAGLVVFAVGSTTTTTTTAAGPLNLALTGLAVTFLLQAVTSAIVLGDTATMDLYRFWVVGSVAGRDLEVVGQVAPFLLVGFVLAAAGAPALNLLGLGTDVARSLGARVGLQRLGGLAAVTLLAGAATAACGPIAFLGLIVPHLARTVTGPDYRWLIPASALLGAVLLLGADVLGRIAARPGELQVGIVLAVLGGAFFVAVVRRRVPVAL, from the coding sequence ATGACCGGCCGTCGGCGGCTCACCGGTCTGGCGGTGCTGGTGCTGCTGCTCGGGATCGGGGCGGTGCTGAGCGTCGGCATCGGTGCCCGGCCGACATCACCGGCCGAGGTATGGCACGCCCTTTTCGGCGCCACCGCAACGCCGGCCGACGAGATAGTTCGGCAGCTGCGGGTGCCGCGTACCGTGCTGGGCGTCGTCGCCGGCGCGGCGCTCGGCGTCGCCGGGGCGGTGATTCAGGGGCACACCCGCAACCCGCTCGCCGATCCCGGACTGCTGGGTATCAACGCCGGCGCGGCACTACTGGTCGTGGTCGCCATCGGTCCGCTCGGATGGACCGACCCGGGGAGCTACATCTGGTCGGCGCTACTCGGCGCATTGCTGGCCGGGCTCGTCGTGTTCGCTGTGGGATCGACCACCACCACCACCACCACCGCGGCCGGCCCGCTGAACCTGGCCCTGACCGGGCTGGCGGTGACCTTCCTGCTCCAGGCGGTGACCAGCGCGATCGTGCTCGGCGACACCGCCACGATGGACCTCTACCGGTTCTGGGTGGTCGGTTCGGTGGCCGGGCGCGATCTCGAGGTCGTCGGGCAGGTGGCGCCGTTCCTGCTGGTCGGGTTCGTGCTCGCCGCCGCCGGAGCTCCGGCGCTGAACCTGCTCGGGCTCGGCACCGACGTCGCACGTTCGCTCGGCGCCCGGGTCGGGTTGCAGCGGCTCGGCGGCTTGGCCGCCGTCACCCTGCTGGCCGGCGCAGCGACGGCGGCGTGCGGGCCGATCGCTTTTCTCGGGTTGATCGTGCCGCACCTGGCCCGGACGGTCACCGGCCCCGACTATCGCTGGCTGATTCCGGCTTCGGCTCTGCTCGGCGCGGTACTGCTGCTCGGCGCCGACGTGCTCGGGCGCATCGCTGCCCGGCCGGGCGAGCTGCAGGTCGGAATCGTGCTGGCCGTGCTGGGCGGGGCATTCTTCGTCGCCGTGGTCCGCCGGCGCGTTCCGGTCGCGCTGTGA
- a CDS encoding TetR/AcrR family transcriptional regulator gives MGRRRGWGGTPPAGDAEATQRIVAAAVDLIDRTGAAISIAQVAESLGVIRQTVYRYFPTAADLMRAAAIASVDGFLDALTAHLAGIDDPAEAMTEGVIFTLREVPRRPQLGLLLEGTASRADEFLSPDALAFGMAMITRYDVDWVRHGYDDEALHELVEHSLRTMQSLVVSPGNPPRNDDQLRRYLRRWLGTAITAQAEIGIRA, from the coding sequence GTGGGACGTAGGCGCGGCTGGGGCGGTACCCCACCGGCGGGCGACGCCGAGGCAACGCAACGGATCGTCGCGGCGGCGGTCGACCTGATCGACCGCACCGGCGCGGCGATCAGCATCGCGCAGGTGGCGGAGTCGCTCGGGGTGATCCGGCAGACCGTCTATCGCTACTTCCCGACCGCCGCCGACCTGATGCGCGCCGCCGCGATCGCCTCGGTCGACGGCTTCCTCGACGCACTCACCGCGCATCTGGCCGGGATCGACGATCCGGCCGAAGCCATGACCGAGGGCGTCATCTTCACGCTGCGCGAGGTCCCCCGGCGGCCGCAGTTGGGCTTGCTGCTGGAGGGGACCGCGTCCCGCGCCGACGAATTCTTGTCGCCGGACGCGCTGGCCTTCGGCATGGCCATGATCACCCGGTACGACGTCGACTGGGTCCGGCACGGCTACGACGACGAGGCGCTGCACGAGCTGGTGGAACACAGCCTGCGCACCATGCAGTCGTTGGTCGTCTCCCCCGGCAATCCACCCCGCAACGACGATCAGTTGCGCCGCTACCTCCGCCGCTGGCTGGGCACCGCGATCACCGCGCAGGCAGAAATCGGCATCCGGGCGTGA
- a CDS encoding AI-2E family transporter encodes MPDNSGAPNPDHGPATDPPAEQRSDAPLLSGVVVGLLGIAGAIIAAAGTRTVSSIVAPVFLALNLVIVAHPLQSWLRRHGTPTLATILICYVGLVGVVVGLLGSVIWGVAELVLRMPAYKNQFERYYQEGVDLLGRLGIAESQISDKLQNFDYTRLFGVAESLLSGLQNFGSLLVVILTVLIFMVTDAIGFSRRLDLAAQSRPRLVAGLRDFSSGVRRYWLVSTVFGLIVAVLDTAALYLLGVPLALVWGVLAFVTNYIPNVGFVLGVIPPALLALFEGGPGLMVTVIVIYSVLNFVVQSVIQPKFTGDAVGMTTTMVFLSLLVWTYVLGALGALLAVPASLLVKALVVDHNPDNRWANAFIASDPKTALPLQTAAPLQTAAPAQPPPGN; translated from the coding sequence ATGCCGGACAACAGTGGTGCGCCCAACCCGGATCACGGACCCGCGACCGATCCGCCCGCCGAGCAGCGCTCCGACGCACCGCTGCTGTCCGGGGTGGTCGTCGGGCTGCTCGGCATCGCCGGCGCGATCATCGCCGCCGCCGGAACCCGGACCGTGTCGTCGATCGTCGCGCCGGTCTTCCTCGCGCTGAACCTGGTGATCGTCGCGCACCCGCTGCAGTCCTGGCTGCGTCGCCACGGGACGCCTACGCTGGCAACAATTCTGATCTGTTACGTGGGGCTGGTCGGGGTGGTCGTGGGCTTGCTCGGTTCGGTCATCTGGGGGGTGGCCGAACTCGTTCTGCGAATGCCTGCCTACAAGAACCAATTCGAGCGCTACTACCAAGAGGGAGTCGACCTGCTGGGACGGCTCGGGATCGCCGAGTCGCAGATCAGCGACAAGCTGCAGAACTTCGACTACACCCGCCTGTTCGGTGTCGCGGAGTCGCTCTTGTCCGGTCTACAGAACTTCGGCTCGTTGCTCGTCGTGATCCTCACCGTCCTGATCTTCATGGTGACCGACGCGATCGGGTTCAGCCGCCGGCTCGACCTGGCCGCGCAGTCTCGCCCCCGGCTGGTCGCCGGGCTCCGCGATTTCTCCTCGGGAGTTCGGCGGTACTGGCTGGTCTCCACGGTGTTCGGCCTGATCGTCGCGGTCCTCGACACCGCCGCCCTGTACCTGCTGGGCGTGCCGTTGGCGCTGGTCTGGGGGGTCTTGGCGTTCGTCACCAACTACATCCCCAACGTCGGCTTCGTGTTGGGGGTGATTCCCCCGGCGCTCCTTGCCCTTTTCGAGGGTGGACCCGGCCTGATGGTGACCGTGATCGTGATCTATTCGGTGCTCAACTTCGTCGTCCAGTCGGTGATCCAGCCGAAGTTCACCGGCGACGCCGTCGGGATGACCACCACGATGGTGTTCTTGTCACTGCTGGTCTGGACCTACGTGCTCGGCGCGCTCGGGGCGCTGCTGGCGGTGCCGGCGTCGCTGTTGGTGAAGGCGCTCGTGGTGGATCACAACCCGGACAATCGCTGGGCGAACGCCTTCATCGCCAGCGACCCGAAGACTGCTCTGCCCCTCCAAACTGCAGCGCCCCTCCAAACTGCAGCGCCCGCCCAGCCACCGCCGGGCAACTGA
- a CDS encoding DUF1801 domain-containing protein — protein sequence MAQLTTRPTGDDVVAFIDSIADERRRDDARAVLALIEQATKAPAVLWGSSIVGFGTRRYTNTTGSNDWFVVGFSPRKAALTIYGVHDDDGPADDLLEQLGPHTTGKACLYVKRLADVDRHILEQLVQRAWQRGQA from the coding sequence ATGGCACAGCTCACGACGCGACCGACCGGTGACGACGTCGTCGCGTTCATCGACTCGATAGCCGACGAACGACGTCGAGACGACGCCCGAGCGGTGCTTGCGCTGATCGAGCAGGCCACGAAAGCACCTGCGGTGCTGTGGGGTTCGTCGATCGTCGGATTCGGGACGCGGCGATACACCAACACCACCGGCAGCAACGACTGGTTCGTGGTGGGGTTCTCCCCCCGGAAGGCGGCGCTGACCATCTACGGCGTCCACGACGACGACGGGCCCGCCGACGACCTGCTGGAGCAACTCGGGCCGCACACGACCGGGAAGGCGTGCCTCTACGTCAAACGCCTGGCCGATGTCGACCGACACATCCTCGAACAGCTGGTTCAGCGGGCCTGGCAGCGCGGGCAGGCCTGA
- a CDS encoding ABC transporter substrate-binding protein, giving the protein MIGRRSVPRFASRLLVAFLALCALVAGCASTDLAGDSTAGGSPTDGSAASVAVPAVSTAAESGGVLTVQHQYGATVIPSRPTRVITLLGSWTDTLIALDVPITAEYVQQGFGGKYNRFAWTPEHVSEVHAVPSLQQVNVEELAAYQPDLILAGYVGDRAIYDKLSKLAPTIPVIATDSVMDTWQQITTTAGEIFGRQDQARSLIDEVDAKIDRFTRDHPAIEGKTADFTQLGLDNQIYAVVSATDPATRLLSEVGLGMSPQLRAIPANGMGRVMISNERVGDLAADLLLAWPLVGGPPAYDKVPGWAALPAVQSGAVLYLDNDNAAAFSYPSVYSVPFALDLLAPAAAKVR; this is encoded by the coding sequence ATGATCGGGAGAAGATCCGTGCCCAGATTTGCGTCGAGATTGCTGGTTGCCTTTCTGGCGTTGTGCGCACTCGTGGCCGGGTGCGCGTCGACGGACCTCGCCGGCGACTCGACAGCCGGCGGCTCACCCACCGACGGCTCCGCGGCGTCCGTCGCTGTGCCGGCCGTGTCCACGGCGGCCGAGTCCGGCGGAGTGCTCACGGTGCAGCACCAGTACGGCGCCACGGTGATTCCGAGCCGGCCGACGCGGGTGATCACGCTGCTCGGTAGCTGGACCGACACCCTGATCGCACTCGATGTGCCGATCACCGCGGAATATGTGCAGCAGGGCTTCGGCGGAAAGTACAACCGCTTCGCCTGGACCCCGGAGCATGTCAGCGAGGTGCACGCGGTGCCGAGCCTGCAACAGGTGAACGTCGAGGAGCTGGCCGCGTACCAGCCGGACCTGATCCTGGCCGGCTATGTCGGCGATCGTGCGATCTACGACAAGTTGTCGAAGCTGGCGCCGACGATTCCGGTGATCGCCACCGACTCGGTCATGGACACCTGGCAGCAGATCACGACCACCGCGGGGGAGATCTTCGGTCGCCAGGATCAGGCCCGATCGCTGATCGACGAGGTGGACGCGAAGATCGACCGGTTCACCCGGGATCATCCGGCGATCGAGGGCAAGACCGCCGACTTCACCCAGCTGGGGCTGGACAATCAGATCTATGCGGTCGTCTCGGCGACCGACCCGGCGACTCGGCTGCTGAGCGAGGTCGGACTGGGGATGAGTCCACAGCTGCGAGCGATCCCGGCAAACGGGATGGGCCGGGTGATGATCTCGAACGAGCGGGTCGGCGATCTGGCGGCGGACCTGCTGCTGGCCTGGCCGTTGGTCGGTGGGCCCCCGGCCTACGACAAGGTGCCCGGTTGGGCGGCGTTGCCCGCGGTGCAATCCGGCGCGGTGCTGTACCTGGACAACGACAACGCGGCGGCGTTCAGCTACCCGAGCGTGTACTCGGTGCCGTTCGCCCTCGATCTGCTGGCGCCGGCGGCGGCCAAGGTCCGGTAA